Proteins co-encoded in one Nonomuraea helvata genomic window:
- a CDS encoding MFS transporter: MQSYLRDLGLLRDRRFALLVSARTIAVLGSAFAPVALAFGVLGLPGATASTLSAVLTAEAVPMIALTLFGGVLADRLPRTSVLMAGDFLMATGYLALAAMLLTGWTPLPALCAAAAFSGVATAIAFPAFTGIIPEVVPVDRLQAGNALIGLGANAARVLGAVLGGGAVVLLGGGWALIVSGAMFTTAGLLIAMMRMKPDTAPEPRRRHSVVADLRDGWREFASRQWIWVVVAQFSLIVMAIQAGHGVLGPLLAKETLGGPAAWSAFLAGEAVGTIVGVLIAMRLRPRRPILMGVLLCLPVALPYVLLGLDAPLWAIVIGAFVLGVCFDVFGVLWQTTMQREIPGESLSRVSAYDMLGSLMFGPIGLVLAGRAAEWFGTEESLLGCAVIVVLSTLAALLSPGVRNLKAPAGEPVS, from the coding sequence GTGCAGAGCTATCTACGCGATCTCGGGCTGCTCCGGGATCGCCGGTTCGCGTTGCTGGTGTCGGCGAGGACCATCGCGGTCCTGGGCAGCGCGTTCGCACCGGTGGCCCTGGCGTTCGGCGTGCTCGGCCTGCCCGGCGCCACCGCCTCGACCCTGTCCGCGGTGCTCACCGCCGAGGCGGTGCCCATGATCGCGTTGACCCTGTTCGGCGGCGTGCTCGCGGACCGGCTGCCGCGGACGTCGGTGCTGATGGCCGGCGACTTCCTGATGGCGACCGGGTATCTCGCGCTGGCGGCGATGCTGCTCACCGGCTGGACCCCGCTGCCCGCGCTGTGCGCGGCGGCCGCGTTCAGCGGGGTGGCGACGGCGATCGCGTTCCCCGCGTTCACCGGGATCATCCCCGAGGTCGTGCCCGTCGACCGGCTGCAGGCCGGCAACGCGCTGATCGGCCTGGGCGCGAACGCCGCCCGTGTGCTGGGCGCGGTGCTCGGCGGCGGCGCGGTGGTGCTCCTCGGCGGCGGCTGGGCGCTGATCGTGAGCGGCGCGATGTTCACCACGGCCGGCCTGCTGATCGCCATGATGCGGATGAAGCCGGACACGGCCCCGGAGCCGAGGCGGCGGCACTCGGTGGTGGCCGATCTGCGGGACGGCTGGCGGGAGTTCGCCTCGCGGCAGTGGATCTGGGTGGTGGTCGCGCAGTTCTCGCTGATCGTCATGGCCATCCAGGCCGGTCACGGGGTGCTGGGCCCGCTGCTGGCCAAGGAGACCCTGGGCGGCCCGGCGGCCTGGTCGGCGTTCCTGGCGGGCGAGGCCGTCGGGACGATCGTCGGGGTGCTGATCGCGATGCGGTTGCGGCCGCGCCGCCCCATTCTGATGGGTGTGCTGCTCTGCCTGCCGGTCGCGCTGCCGTACGTGCTGCTCGGGCTGGACGCGCCGCTCTGGGCCATCGTGATCGGGGCGTTCGTGCTGGGGGTGTGCTTCGACGTGTTCGGCGTGCTGTGGCAGACGACGATGCAGCGGGAGATACCGGGCGAGTCGCTGTCGCGGGTCAGCGCGTACGACATGCTCGGGTCGCTGATGTTCGGCCCGATCGGGCTGGTGCTCGCGGGGCGGGCGGCGGAGTGGTTCGGCACGGAGGAGTCGCTGCTCGGGTGCGCGGTCATCGTCGTGCTGTCCACGCTCGCCGCCCTGCTCTCCCCCGGCGTGCGCAATCTCAAGGCGCCGGCAGGCGAGCCGGTCTCTTGA
- a CDS encoding MMPL family transporter — MGRLVYRGRWTLLALSLVAALLIAPLARSGRVTGGGFEDPRTGSAIAARWSEQWYGGQSPDVVVLYRHPAVKVRDPRYKKAVHDSLRRLPDAYVRRMATYWTTGSKEMVSGDEHSTYALITLKGAKRESYAAIAGRLRSARNLYVKVGGAVPTQAELDAQAAADLGRAAAVGAPVLLVLLVAVFGSLVAALLPLLVGALAVLCALALLPEVSVYSWYAVMLLGLGLAAGHSLLMLRTFREELRGGASNEEAVARTMASAGRAVAVSGATVAASLLALLLFPQPFLRSIGLGAAAVALIAAVAALTLLPALLGILGSRVDALRPVPDLPQGGGLWHAVASGVVRRPVAYLVAVTVVLVSLSAPLSHLQFGNADHRALPAASDSRLVAEALDRDFRGNALSPIDVHVLADGVLYARPFMEQVERLPHVTGVDVAGESRKNGDVRLAVRHDLDPMSAQAEALVTSIRSLTPEPEVRQVVVGGSTAARLDLSGSLSATLPWLALVVCAVMSVLLCAGSGSLVLPVRALTAMALSVGASFGVLAWAFQGGWLGFAGPVDVSVALLIVVVLFGLSVSYEVYLVSRARSEWLRTGDHAGAVAAGLRETGGVITGAALLPMAVAGAFATAGITVVRLLGVGLCVAIAVDAVLVCVLLGPASLWLLGSASWWPLRPRERAGPREDPPPLPLPPADRRPITAGGSDQRPMLTLKGRPAVFGADTDPVPVPAEPAELDRPAWEKVAEGRTRAVRANTDGSGWKWVEVDE; from the coding sequence ATGGGTCGGCTGGTCTATCGCGGTAGGTGGACGCTCCTGGCGCTGAGCCTGGTGGCGGCCCTGCTGATCGCGCCGCTGGCCAGGTCAGGGCGGGTGACCGGCGGCGGCTTCGAGGACCCGCGCACCGGCTCCGCGATCGCCGCGCGCTGGAGCGAGCAGTGGTACGGCGGCCAGAGCCCCGACGTGGTCGTCCTCTACCGGCATCCGGCGGTCAAGGTACGCGACCCGCGGTACAAGAAGGCAGTGCACGACTCGCTGCGCCGGCTGCCGGACGCCTATGTGCGGCGGATGGCCACGTACTGGACGACGGGGTCGAAGGAGATGGTGTCCGGGGACGAGCACTCGACGTACGCGCTGATCACGCTGAAGGGCGCCAAGAGGGAGAGCTACGCGGCCATCGCGGGGCGGCTCAGGAGTGCCAGGAACCTCTACGTCAAGGTCGGCGGGGCGGTGCCGACGCAGGCGGAGCTGGACGCCCAGGCGGCCGCCGACCTGGGCCGCGCCGCCGCCGTCGGGGCGCCGGTGCTGCTGGTGTTGCTGGTGGCGGTGTTCGGGAGCCTGGTGGCGGCGCTCCTGCCGCTGCTCGTGGGGGCGCTCGCGGTGCTCTGCGCGCTGGCGCTGCTCCCCGAGGTGTCCGTCTACTCCTGGTACGCCGTCATGCTGCTCGGGCTCGGGCTGGCCGCCGGGCATTCGCTGCTCATGCTCAGGACGTTCAGGGAGGAGCTCAGAGGCGGGGCGTCGAACGAGGAGGCGGTGGCGCGGACGATGGCCTCGGCCGGGCGGGCCGTCGCCGTCTCCGGGGCGACGGTGGCCGCGTCGCTGCTGGCGCTGCTGCTGTTCCCGCAGCCGTTCCTGCGCTCGATCGGGCTGGGGGCGGCGGCGGTGGCGCTGATCGCGGCGGTGGCCGCGCTCACCTTGCTGCCTGCCCTGCTGGGGATACTCGGGTCCCGCGTGGACGCGCTGAGGCCGGTACCCGACTTACCGCAGGGCGGCGGCCTGTGGCACGCCGTCGCGTCCGGCGTGGTGCGCCGGCCGGTCGCGTATCTGGTGGCGGTGACGGTCGTGCTGGTGTCGCTGTCGGCGCCGCTCTCGCACCTCCAGTTCGGGAACGCGGACCACAGGGCGCTCCCCGCCGCCTCCGACAGCCGCCTGGTGGCCGAGGCTCTCGACCGGGACTTCCGCGGGAACGCTCTCTCGCCGATCGACGTGCACGTCCTGGCCGACGGCGTGCTCTACGCCCGGCCCTTCATGGAGCAGGTGGAGCGGCTGCCGCACGTCACGGGTGTCGACGTGGCGGGGGAGTCGAGGAAGAACGGCGACGTGCGGCTCGCCGTACGGCATGATCTCGACCCCATGTCGGCGCAGGCCGAGGCGCTGGTCACGTCGATCAGGTCCCTGACGCCCGAGCCGGAGGTCAGGCAGGTCGTGGTCGGCGGGTCCACCGCCGCGCGGCTCGACCTCTCCGGCAGCCTCTCCGCCACCCTGCCGTGGCTGGCGCTGGTGGTCTGCGCGGTGATGTCGGTGCTGCTGTGCGCGGGCTCCGGGTCGCTGGTGCTGCCCGTTCGCGCGCTGACGGCCATGGCGCTGTCCGTGGGGGCGTCGTTCGGGGTGCTCGCGTGGGCCTTCCAGGGCGGGTGGCTGGGGTTCGCGGGACCCGTCGACGTCTCCGTGGCGCTGCTGATCGTGGTCGTGCTCTTCGGGCTGTCCGTGAGCTACGAGGTGTACCTGGTCTCCCGGGCGCGTTCCGAGTGGCTGCGTACCGGGGACCACGCGGGGGCCGTGGCGGCGGGGCTGCGGGAGACGGGCGGGGTGATCACGGGTGCGGCGCTCCTGCCGATGGCCGTCGCAGGGGCGTTCGCGACGGCGGGGATCACGGTGGTGCGGCTGCTCGGTGTGGGGCTGTGTGTGGCGATCGCGGTGGACGCGGTGCTGGTGTGCGTGCTGCTGGGGCCCGCTTCCCTGTGGTTGCTGGGCTCCGCGAGCTGGTGGCCGCTCCGGCCCCGCGAGCGCGCCGGGCCGCGCGAGGACCCGCCGCCCCTTCCGCTGCCGCCCGCGGACCGGCGGCCGATCACGGCGGGCGGCTCCGATCAGCGCCCGATGCTGACCCTCAAGGGAAGACCGGCCGTCTTCGGCGCGGACACCGATCCCGTGCCGGTGCCCGCCGAGCCCGCGGAGCTCGACCGGCCCGCGTGGGAGAAGGTGGCGGAGGGACGTACCAGGGCGGTGCGCGCCAATACCGACGGATCAGGCTGGAAATGGGTCGAGGTGGACGAATGA